CTTTGCTTCACAACATATAGTTTACGTTCTACGATAGAGTTAGCTGAACTGTCACCAAGGTTCCAGATACAATAAATTTAAATCTTACCAAATATAGTACAATATAATGCTTCTTTTTCGAAGTGTACTGTTCTTCATCAGGTCAAGGAAAGAATACTTCTGAACATTATTCTCTTCCTTGGTAAgttcttgtttaattttgtcaAATTCCTCTTTCGGCCACGGACATTTGTTCCAGGAACAAATTCTATTTATAAGAATTTCAGCATCTTCAATTTTGTTCTTTATTAGAAGCCACCTTAATGATTCCGGCATGAAACTGGAAATTTCACGATAAAATATAAGTGTATGATCGATTATATCAAGTGCTCAAAATCGATTATTAGAGACTAAATCTATACCACAGATGACATCAAGGAAAATAGTAAGCGGGGTGACTTATAAACAAAAATTTATCATTATATAATTTACAGCCAAGCCCGGGAAGCTTTTAATGAACGTTAGATAAATGTTCGACATTTTACATGATGTCAATTAAGACCAAAACAAATTGTCATTGACAAGTAATCTATACTCCAACAATTACCTGAATATTTTTTACGTTGTTAGTTTTATTATTTACGACCAGACAATGAACGACTGTTTGTTTAATTAGTTAAATTGACACTGACTTCTGCGGCAAAGGTCGTAAACATATTTGTTGCAATCGACTACATTAAAAATGAGGTTGTATACAACCGGTATAGAGTATTGTGTGACATCATATAGGTGATTCGGGAGGGATGCAAATCTTATTCTTAAAAGATATAGTGGTATGTTGAAGGCATAAACAACATACACAGCATGTACCGATCAACAatgtttcaaaagtaaaaaaaaacttaagtaaggCAATCATTACTGATTCAAAGTTAGGGCAACCTAAGCCGCTCCGATTCTCGGAACGTTGCTATTCCTGTTTGATCTTCATCCTTCTTTTGTCAGTGTTACATACCTGCAGAACATTTCAAAAAGATATCTTGCTGTTAAAAATGATAGGACATATGTTAAATGTTTACATTGGTCCTGTCATGATGTCGccgtgaaaaaaaaagaattcctAACTAACTATACAGAGAAGGTCATTTTCTCATCTGTGCACAATCCCAATGAGTTGATCACACTTTGCGAGGGCTATTGATTAgtctaaaacaaaaacatgaccGGTAAGATAATGTTAATGAATAAAATGGTACTTACCAGATGTATCAGTCTGCAAGTAAACTAGGAAGAGAGATTGCCAACTGAAGGTAACACCAGTCTCGGATGAGGTAGGCTAACAGTGATAAAAACATCATGCCGCTTGCGAAAAAAGCATTCTAAGATCGCCCCTGCATAACTTCGATGGTTCGGTAAAATTTCCATTGCAAGTGCATAGAAAGAGGTTTGGAGTCCCTCCAACAAACAAGCATTAAACTCATTGAGAAGATAATAAGACTTTCAACATAGGAGTACATAGATATAACTTTGAATTGACTATAACGCCTGATTTTCAGCTTTGACAACAGTAAGTCGTCAATCTCATTATATATCTTATACGTCTGGTTTTAGCATTTGTGCAATTCGttattttcttgttataaggaaaatatatttctcaTTTGCCTCTAAATTTTGGATTTTATATGGCCTAAAAGTGAGACAGCGTTGCATTATATAATTACAACAGTGCATATCGTTCTACaaaatggccctttttggacgcGTGGCtacacatttcttttttttcaaattattgtaaataaaatctggaaatccCTCGGAatcatcgagaacaaggcaaacggtgaaaattgcagactcggtttgattgagtctgttcatgagcagtaatggaaaatgcaacactgctcacgccccctagcaccggcttaggcagtattcaatcttcaaatctaaatgaagtgaaatcaatgatcccgaagtaccagaaaatatgacATATAAGTTGTACCTGCATCAGTACGCCCTGGACAAACCTTAGAACAGCAACACCCGTATACCACGGCATGAAGAAAATAGCCATACCGACAGCAATTTGTGAGAAAAGAATAAGAAGAAGGACGGGTTTCCTTCCAATCATATCGGCTATATGACCAAACACCAGACCTCCAAAGATTACGCTAAAGAAATAGATAGTTGTTGATAAAGGGGAGAGATAAGCATCATCACAAACAAGACTCCACTGCAAAATAAGATATTGTAAcatataatgtacatatttttaaCGCAATACTAATCCTACAGTACGCGGAGTACTTTGTGCACTAATATTATCTTTTTCTGCCATTGCATAAAGTTACGTAATTTAAATGAAGAAATTTACAATCATTTCATTCTAGAATTGTTAACAAAAGTAGTCGAATTACAAGAAATGACTCACAGTGTTGTTTACAAATGCtgaataatttaaagcaaaattgcaTTGCGTATTTCATAACTGGACTTCTTTATTCCTtcaatttaattctattttaCATATTGTGTTTTAGCTGGAAGTCAATATTAGAAGGCCTTTCGTCTTTTTCGTAGTTTCAAAGTTAGTTCaagttaacaaataaataaaatgaaatatatcctGTTTTCGcatattctcgggggcctaaggggttgtttttattccgagtaacagattaaccattaTATAAACAGCGTTttggtgttattttgtagaaaattcacttgtctttcagatggagtcataaaatgttactgaaattatcccatttaattattttgttactgtatttgataccaccctcacccacagaaatggaccaagagtttctcgtattcccgtggatttagatttgacttttcatcacaaataagttgtagaatttaaaacattaaaattaccattgtgttataaaaagatatattctgtagtaaatacatcaagaaatattacaattaattgcatgtaataaataaattgtggcaaatttgctaacaccaccagaaaaaaataaggatttttttggaaaattgagtaaaatgctgatagtgtgtcagttttgtaccattcctgtctagataataacaaacattaaattattagacaacttgaaggcaaaaaacgagaatatgagaaaccctgagaatatgagaaacaGGGATACTGTATTGCGATATTCAAACAAGTTTATTGCCGGTTCAAGAAAAAGGTGCAAATAAACATGCGCTTTGAAGTCTTAGATTGTATTACGAAGAAAACGGATTTCCTTTAGACACTGATTTATTGTAGGATCTACATTTGAAAAGAGAGTTAGTTGATTCAGGCAAATATTCTTCATATAATTGCCTCCCCCGATTTCTTGTTAATTAACAAAATTGAAAGTAGGAAATAGATACAACGTTAATGCTAATCAAATTGGTCCACTGAAATTCCGAACAAGAAAAGTCATTTCTGTGTTTTGTCATACCCAACATATATCAGGATTAAAAAAACTCACAct
This Mercenaria mercenaria strain notata chromosome 17, MADL_Memer_1, whole genome shotgun sequence DNA region includes the following protein-coding sequences:
- the LOC123537574 gene encoding organic cation transporter protein-like gives rise to the protein MLQYLILQWSLVCDDAYLSPLSTTIYFFSVIFGGLVFGHIADMIGRKPVLLLILFSQIAVGMAIFFMPWYTGVAVLRFVQGVLMQVQLICHIFWYFGIIDNAFFASGMMFLSLLAYLIRDWCYLQLAISLPSLLAD